In one window of Juglans regia cultivar Chandler chromosome 3, Walnut 2.0, whole genome shotgun sequence DNA:
- the LOC108996978 gene encoding beta-amyrin 28-monooxygenase-like gives MAAFFLLLSLVPVLLALIIFVFRRRSHGPKNLPPGSFGWPIMGETLEFLFGKPENFVFDRMKKYSPDIFKTKILGEETAVICGPSGHKFLFSNEQKYFTAFRPHSMQKIFRSYQVAAPVQIARDAEAQIIRSPGFLKPEALVRYLGKMDSITQEQMQIHWEGKDLVKAFPLAKTLTLSLACRFFLGTDDPDRIARLVSHFDDITLGMHSITLNFPGTIFYRANKAAAAIRKELRTIIQEKKAAMATGAPMQDILSHMIVVTDPSGKHMPEAEIADKIMGLLVAGYSTVATAMTFFMKYVGERPDIYEKIRAEQSEISSSKKSGELLEWDDIQKMKYSWHVLYEVMRLTPPLQGTFRVALTDFNYAGYTIPKGWKVYWTVSTANKNPEFFPEPEKFDPSRYDDATVFPPFTFVPFGGGPRMCPGKEYARLAILTFVHNVVKRFKWEVVLPNEKITGDMMPSPQKGLPIRLQPH, from the exons ATGGCGGCCTTCTTCCTTTTGCTGTCTTTGGTCCCAGTGCTTCTTGCACTTATCATCTTCGTTTTCAGACGCAGGTCCCATGGTCCCAAAAACCTGCCCCCGGGGAGCTTCGGATGGCCTATCATGGGGGAAACTCTTGAGTTCCTGTTTGGGAAGCCAGAAAATTTTGTCTTTGATAGGATGAAGAAGTATTCCCCGGATATATTCAAGACCAAGATTCTTGGTGAGGAAACCGCAGTCATATGCGGTCCCAGTGGACACAAATTCTTGTTTTCCAACGAGCAAAAGTACTTCACCGCATTCCGTCCTCACTCGATGCAGAAGATATTCCGGTCGTACCAGGTGGCTGCTCCGGTACAAATTGCGCGCGATGCCGAGGCACAGATCATAAGGTCTCCTGGGTTTTTGAAGCCGGAGGCGTTGGTGCGGTACCTGGGGAAAATGGACTCCATCACTCAGGAACAGATGCAAATTCACTGGGAGGGAAAAGACTTGGTCAAGGCCTTTCCTCTCGCCAAGACCCTCACTCTCAGTCTTGCCTGCAGATTCTTCTTGGGCACCGATGACCCAGATCGTATTGCTAGGCTTGTTAGTCACTTTGATGACATTACACTCGGTATGCATTCCATAACTCTGAATTTCCCAGGAACTATATTTTACAGAGCAAACAAAGCAGCAGCTGCAATCCGCAAGGAGCTGAGGACAATCATTCAGGAAAAGAAGGCTGCCATGGCCACCGGAGCACCGATGCAGGACATACTTTCGCATATGATTGTTGTTACCGACCCATCGGGGAAGCACATGCCGGAGGCCGAAATTGCCGACAAGATTATGGGCTTGCTGGTTGCAGGGTATAGCACAGTGGCTACTGCCATGACTTTCTTCATGAAATACGTCGGAGAGAGACCCGACATCTACGAGAAGATCAGAGCTG AGCAATCGGAGATCTCATCCTCGAAGAAATCAGGAGAGCTATTGGAGTGGGATGACATTCAGAAAATGAAGTATTCGTGGCACGTGTTGTATGAAGTCATGAGGCTCACCCCTCCACTTCAGGGAACTTTCCGAGTTGCCCTCACTGATTTTAACTACGCCGGTTACACCATTCCAAAGGGATGGAAG GTATACTGGACAGTGAGCACAGCAAACAAGAACCCAGAATTCTTCCCAGAGCCAGAGAAGTTTGACCCCTCAAGATACGATGATGCAACTGTATTTCCGCCTTTCacatttgttccatttggaggaGGGCCTCGGATGTGCCCTGGGAAAGAATACGCACGCCTAGCAATACTCACATTTGTTCACAATGTGGTCAAAAGGTTCAAATGGGAAGTGGTGCTCCCCAATGAAAAGATTACTGGTGACATGATGCCTAGTCCACAAAAAGGGCTTCCCATTCGTCTCCAACCTCACTAA